The following are from one region of the Ananas comosus cultivar F153 unplaced genomic scaffold, ASM154086v1, whole genome shotgun sequence genome:
- the LOC109705382 gene encoding uncharacterized protein LOC109705382 translates to MGEKSRKKAVKATKLPSTSNINSSSAFERSTDVVFPSPILNNRFVSNNHAEGENKFKNIGQISCVKDLLATGLLEGEPITYTFKKYEIELRGFIKGNGYQCGCSSCNYNQILSALEFEKHAGATSHNQNNHICLENGKSLYEVVKYLEKVPPVLLYVEVLNVTGLRKKMKFRNSDELLKAQATHASVEKPSNYQALRRCCSYLRAKMDLIDKLIKINCDRISNYTRAIVYKYF, encoded by the exons ATGGGAGAGAAATCGCgaaagaaagcggtgaaggCTACGAAATTACCATCTACGAGCAATATTAATTCCTCGTCTGCCTTCGAGAGAAGCACAGACGTTGTTTTTCCCTCGCCTATACTCAATAATAGATTTGTTTCGAATAATCATGCAGAAGGGGagaataaattcaaaaatatcgGGCAAATATCCTGCGTTAAAGATTTGCTTGCAACTGGTTTGCTTGAAGGAGAACCCATCACTTACACCTTTAAGAAATATGAA ATCGAACTCCGTGGATTCATAAAAGGCAATGGATACCAGTGCGGTTGTTCATCATGCAACTATAATCAA ATTTTATCAGCTCTTGAGTTTGAGAAGCATGCAGGAGCCACGTCGCATAACCAAAACAACCATATTTGTTTGGAAAATGGAAAGAGCCTATATGAAGTGGTTAAATACTTAGAAAAAGTCCCCCCTGTGCTTTTATACGTTGAGGTTCTCAATGTTACTGGgctaaggaagaagatgaagtttaGGAACAGCGATGAATTGTTGAAAGCTCAAGCGACTCACGCTTCAGTTGAAAAGCCTAGCAACTACCAGGCTCTCAGAAG GTGTTGTTCTTACCTTCGTGCGAAGATGGACTTGATTGATAAACTCATTAAAATCAACTGTGACCGAATAAGTAATTATACTAGGGCTATagtttataagtatttttaa